From Roseibium alexandrii DFL-11, the proteins below share one genomic window:
- the bktB gene encoding beta-ketothiolase BktB, which translates to MKDIVITSAARTAVGSFGGSLKDMAPIDLGTAAAKAAIERAGIQADQVEQAFFGNVIHTEPRDMYISRVASRQAGVPDHAPALTMNRLCGSGLQAIVSSVQAISMGDGDVTLAGGAESMSRSGYLMPAARWGQKMGDTTAHDMMTGALHDPFGIGHMGVTAENVAEQNNISRERQDAFALESHRRASEAIRNGHFKDQVIPLTVGRRGKETVFDTDEHVRHDAKIEDIAKLRPVFKKDGLVTAGNASGLNDGAAAITLMTSEKAAELGATPLVKIRAYGVAGVDPAVMGIGPVPAMQIAMKRAGITAADLDVVESNEAFAAQACAVNDLLGLPGEKVNPNGGAIALGHPIGATGAIIMTKLIYELKRTGGSLGAATMCIGGGQGIAIIVENAG; encoded by the coding sequence ATGAAAGACATTGTCATCACCAGCGCAGCCAGGACAGCTGTCGGCAGCTTCGGCGGGTCCCTGAAAGACATGGCACCGATTGACCTCGGCACGGCTGCTGCAAAGGCTGCAATTGAGCGCGCCGGCATTCAGGCCGACCAGGTCGAACAGGCTTTCTTCGGCAATGTCATCCACACAGAGCCGCGGGATATGTACATCTCGCGTGTGGCCTCCCGGCAGGCCGGTGTGCCAGACCATGCGCCCGCGCTCACCATGAACCGTCTATGCGGGTCCGGTCTTCAGGCAATTGTCTCCTCGGTCCAGGCCATCTCCATGGGCGATGGCGATGTTACCCTCGCAGGCGGCGCTGAAAGCATGAGCCGGTCCGGATATCTGATGCCTGCCGCCCGTTGGGGCCAGAAGATGGGTGACACCACCGCACATGACATGATGACCGGCGCCCTGCACGATCCATTTGGCATTGGTCATATGGGCGTTACGGCAGAAAACGTTGCAGAGCAGAATAACATTTCCCGCGAACGTCAGGACGCGTTCGCGCTGGAAAGCCACCGGCGTGCCAGCGAAGCGATCAGGAATGGTCACTTCAAAGATCAGGTCATCCCACTGACCGTTGGCCGCCGCGGCAAGGAAACCGTTTTTGATACGGACGAACATGTCCGCCACGATGCCAAGATTGAGGATATTGCCAAGCTGCGTCCGGTCTTCAAGAAGGATGGTCTGGTCACCGCCGGCAATGCCTCCGGGCTTAATGACGGGGCAGCCGCGATCACGCTCATGACGTCTGAAAAAGCCGCTGAACTGGGTGCCACACCGCTGGTGAAAATCCGCGCTTATGGTGTTGCCGGTGTTGATCCGGCCGTCATGGGCATTGGTCCGGTCCCGGCCATGCAGATCGCGATGAAACGCGCTGGCATCACAGCGGCCGATCTGGATGTGGTGGAATCCAACGAGGCTTTCGCCGCACAGGCCTGCGCTGTCAACGATCTGCTCGGATTGCCGGGCGAAAAAGTCAACCCAAATGGCGGTGCGATTGCGCTTGGCCACCCGATCGGAGCAACGGGAGCTATCATCATGACCAAGCTCATTTACGAGTTGAAGCGGACCGGTGGCTCTCTCGGTGCTGCCACCATGTGTATCGGCGGCGGTCAAGGCATAGCGATCATCGTCGAAAACGCCGGCTGA
- a CDS encoding MFS transporter, with product MFSVLVNRTYRHLFFAQVVALFGTGLMTVALALLAYDLAGADAGIVLGTALAIKMIVYVTLSPVAAGFAARFPRRAFLIFLDLVRATLALALPFVDAVWQIYVLIALLQSASAAFTPTFQATIPDILTDEDDYTNALSLSRLAYDLENLLSPMAAAILVSAIGFHWLFTWTSAGFLVSAALVFYTALPAMKAAQTASPIKRIKNGVKIYLKTPRLRALMALNLTVAASGAMVIVNGVVLVKSKLGLSDTDLALSMAAYGGGSMATAFFVPKFLKRYTERSVMLTGGAMLPTLLLVFAALYSNLAENALWPALLISWAFMGASMSAVLVPSGRLLRNSAHAEDRPLVFAAQFALSHAGWLITYPLAGWLGSAVSIQQTLTVLALVAAPAALAACWLWPKDDPRFLIHDHPDLPPDHPHLINAHGNRHGHDFVIDGLHPNWPDR from the coding sequence TTGTTTTCCGTTCTTGTAAACCGAACCTACCGGCACCTGTTCTTTGCTCAGGTGGTTGCCCTGTTCGGCACTGGTCTCATGACTGTAGCGCTGGCTCTGCTCGCCTACGACCTTGCAGGCGCGGATGCTGGCATTGTTCTCGGCACTGCCCTTGCGATCAAGATGATCGTCTATGTGACCTTGAGCCCGGTGGCTGCCGGATTTGCAGCCCGGTTTCCAAGGCGCGCGTTTCTGATCTTCCTGGATTTGGTCAGAGCAACGCTCGCTCTGGCCCTGCCCTTCGTTGATGCGGTTTGGCAGATTTATGTGCTGATCGCGCTGCTGCAGTCGGCGTCAGCCGCTTTCACACCGACGTTTCAGGCGACCATTCCGGATATCTTGACGGACGAAGACGACTACACAAACGCTCTGTCACTTTCCCGGCTCGCCTACGATCTTGAAAATCTATTGAGCCCGATGGCCGCCGCGATCCTTGTAAGTGCGATAGGCTTTCACTGGCTCTTCACCTGGACCTCTGCAGGCTTCCTGGTATCGGCTGCTCTAGTATTCTACACCGCCCTGCCAGCCATGAAGGCGGCACAAACCGCATCCCCCATAAAGCGGATCAAAAATGGGGTGAAAATCTATCTCAAGACACCGCGATTGCGCGCCTTGATGGCCCTTAATCTCACGGTCGCAGCCTCCGGCGCCATGGTGATTGTCAATGGCGTTGTTCTGGTCAAATCCAAACTCGGGCTCAGTGACACAGATCTCGCTCTTTCCATGGCGGCCTATGGCGGCGGGTCAATGGCTACCGCGTTTTTCGTCCCCAAGTTCTTGAAACGGTATACGGAGCGGTCCGTGATGCTTACTGGCGGCGCGATGCTGCCAACACTGCTTCTTGTGTTCGCCGCGCTCTATTCAAATCTGGCTGAGAACGCCCTCTGGCCCGCTTTGCTTATCTCCTGGGCATTCATGGGCGCCAGCATGTCGGCAGTGCTGGTGCCGTCTGGCCGCCTGTTGCGGAACTCGGCGCACGCTGAGGATCGGCCGCTTGTCTTTGCCGCACAATTCGCGCTGTCCCATGCCGGCTGGTTGATCACCTATCCGCTGGCCGGTTGGCTCGGCAGTGCCGTCTCCATCCAGCAAACCTTGACCGTCCTTGCGCTTGTCGCAGCACCCGCTGCCCTTGCTGCATGCTGGCTCTGGCCGAAGGACGATCCAAGGTTCCTCATCCACGATCACCCGGACCTGCCGCCCGATCACCCGCATCTCATCAATGCCCATGGCAACAGGCACGGGCATGATTTCGTCATCGATGGCCTCCATCCGAATTGGCCGGACCGATAA
- a CDS encoding nucleotide-binding protein has translation MRKILVVNSKGGCGKTTIATNLAVALAARGEDVALADADRQKSSLSWVKRRPKKMTSIEGLDWTKESSIGDKSKGLDAVVIDGPGGLRSELAKTLIAEASDILVPVLASAFDWNATLKFLDGISEIKRVRKGKAEIHVIANRINRRSTQVGELEQTLSKKGYPVLCRITDRVAYAKHAAAGSGIFDYSDAQSHEIRGQWHPLLQAVDT, from the coding sequence ATGCGCAAGATCTTGGTGGTGAATTCCAAAGGCGGGTGCGGCAAGACGACAATTGCAACGAATTTGGCTGTGGCTTTGGCTGCGCGCGGTGAGGACGTGGCTCTTGCTGATGCTGATCGGCAAAAGTCGAGCCTTTCCTGGGTCAAGCGTCGGCCAAAAAAAATGACGTCAATCGAAGGCCTCGACTGGACTAAGGAAAGCAGTATTGGTGACAAGTCGAAGGGGCTTGATGCAGTCGTCATTGATGGGCCAGGAGGATTGCGGTCCGAACTTGCCAAGACACTGATTGCAGAAGCTTCAGATATTCTTGTTCCGGTTCTGGCGTCTGCGTTCGACTGGAACGCGACCTTGAAATTTCTCGATGGCATTTCGGAAATCAAACGTGTTCGCAAAGGAAAGGCTGAGATCCACGTCATCGCCAACAGGATCAACCGGCGGTCAACACAGGTCGGGGAACTGGAACAAACCTTGTCAAAAAAAGGCTACCCGGTTTTGTGTCGCATAACGGATCGCGTTGCCTACGCCAAGCATGCCGCCGCTGGATCCGGGATATTCGACTATTCCGATGCGCAATCCCACGAGATTCGTGGCCAATGGCATCCGTTGTTGCAGGCCGTCGATACCTGA